The following nucleotide sequence is from Calidithermus timidus DSM 17022.
AGGCCCACATCGCCCGGGCCGCCATAGAGGCCATCGCCTACCAGGCCCGCGACCTGGTGGGAGCCATGGAGGCCGACTCAGGGCTCCGGCTCAGTGAGCTGCGCGTGGACGGCGGGGCCAGCGTCAACGACATGCTGATGCAGTTCCAGGCCGACATCCTGGGGAGGGCGGTGTTGCGCCCCCAGGTCACCGAGACCACCGCGCTGGGCGCGGCCTACCTGGCGGCCATCGGTGTGGGGGCGCTGAGCAAAGCCCAGATCGCCGAACGCTGGGCAGTGGACAGGCGCTTCGAGCCGCAGATGAGCGAGGAGGAAAGAAGCCGCCTCTACGCCGGCTGGCAGAAGGCGGTGGAGCGGGCGAGGGGTTGGGCGCTGTAGCTCGCGCTTCACATCCCCGCTGGCGGCTTTATCCCCTATAATCGGGGTGGAGGAGTGCTATGGCGAGCCCAATTCAGGAGATGCTCGAGAAAGCCCGGCAGGTGGCCGAGAATACCCTAAGGGAAGCCGAAGCCCGCTTGGGCGAGGTCAAGGCCAGCCTGGATAAGGACAAAGACGGCATCCCCGATGCCATCGAGGGGCTGATGCGCCAGGCCCGCGAGGCGGCGGAAAAGGCCAGGGCCAAGCTGGGTGAGGTCGGAGCCAGCTTGGACAAGGACAAAGACGGCATCCCCGATCAGCTCGAGCAGCTCTCCGAGCAGGCCAAGCAGGCCGCCGAAGCCGCCAGGGCCAAGGCCGAGGAGCTGGCCAAAGCCGTCCGCGAGCGCATGGGGGGAAGGTAGGGTCTGTGGGGATGGAAGCCGGGCGCTGGCTGGTGCTTTTGGGGGTGCTGCTGGCCCTGCTGGGGCTGGCGATGATCTATGCCCCGAAGCTTCTGGGCTGGTTCGGCCACCTGCCAGGGGACATCCGCCTGGAGCGCGATGGCTTTCGGCTTTACTTCCCCCTCACCTCGATGCTACTGCTCAGCTTGGCGCTGAGCCTTCTGCTCAACCTGCTCGCTCGCTGGTTTCGCGGCTAGTGAAGGC
It contains:
- a CDS encoding DUF2905 domain-containing protein; protein product: MEAGRWLVLLGVLLALLGLAMIYAPKLLGWFGHLPGDIRLERDGFRLYFPLTSMLLLSLALSLLLNLLARWFRG